From the Populus nigra chromosome 13, ddPopNigr1.1, whole genome shotgun sequence genome, the window TTTCATTTCAACAAGAACCCTCCACAAAGAAACTAATAAATCCAAGGTCTCAGAAAGAGAATGGTTCAAACATAAATCTCTCAGAAAACTAGACTGTTGTAATTTATAATAATGctgattatattatttgatcatGCTTCCTTGATTTTCTATTAATTGAGTATCTAAAACATTACACCTCATCTTTTCACCCCTAAAAATCGAGAAAGAAAAGACCAGATCGGAAAAACAGAGCAAAAGAAATTTGATTCTGTTCATGGAATAGTCCTAATTAATTATCTTTTGATTGAAATCTCACCTTCATTACCATCACCATCGACTGAGACATTATGAGCGCAGTATACCCTGAAGCTAGGAGATTCTTGAAAACATAACATGTTGTCCTCCCTTGCACCTTCCTTTTCATTGCTAACAGCCTCCTCCATCACCTCAGTGTCCACAACGGCCTCCTCACTAGGGTTCCTTTTCGTTATAATATCCTTCTCTGCCATGTCCTCTAATTCGACTGCCTTCACATTAGCTCCTTGATGAATACTATGATTAACCTTATTCACATATTTTGCTTCTTGATCAATATCTGGTTCTGGTTCTTTGAAAGATGTTTCATATTCCATTTCTTGTGAATTTGAAACACTTTTTCGTACATTATGGATTGGCTCTCTTTCACTTTCCAAGCTTCGATCTTTATCATTAGAGCCAAGAACCCTCTTCGAGAATCCCCTTTCAGTTATAAAGGAAAAGCTCTTCTGACCATGGCTAGCTGAAGAACCGGTTTCCTCTTCATTTTTGCAGCCACTTTTATCATGAATGCTTTGACAAATGGATCCAACATTTTCAAATCTTAGCCCTGCCGCCTCCTCCGGCTGTAGCTTTGAAATGTCACGGTCCATGGAAGAAGAACATGTGCAAGgcttaaaacaaaacaaatgagtCTTGAACAACATAGAGAAATTAAGGTATTACACAAATGGTCTCTTTCATTGAGAACTAGGTtatatgttcttatttttttttatgaatcccCAGTAATGCGGATGTATAGGTTCTAATAAAACATAGGGAAGATTAGTGGGAGGATTTGACCGGGGGGCAGGGTTTGTTAATCTACTTCTCGCTATAACTATATCAAAGATGAGTTTCTGTTATGCATCATCATGGTATAGAAGCAGCTAGGGAATCCTCTCTTTCATCGGTGTCTCTTGATGCGACCTTATCCGTTTCTCTTGCCTTCATAGTTATAATAGATGCTTCATGCTGAGACGATGAGACGTggtatgaatttaaatttttattgtataaagattttatgttaaacaataaaaaccttataaagtagatttattttttgttagtcTATATCTGGGTAacaaatttttcttaaaaacattatcatcattagaacaccttaaaaaaaatttaacctgaCATACAACATTGTGCGAGCCACTTATCCAGTGTGTatgtaaaattatgaaaaacaattacacaTAAAATGGATTTTTCCTAGCTTGCTACATCTTGAGCTGGGTTGTTCCTGAAAAACCAATCACATATACAAACATAATATTCTAATACTTAAGTTAGTTGAGATGTGAAGAGATAATAATGTACTACTATAAGAGAGAAATGAAAATGAGAGTTAAAACTGTGCATTTGTAAGTTTTATGTGGCATTGTGTGTCTATATATCTATATggttttttgtataaaattctTATTACTTCTAGGTGGTAAAGTGTATTTATACACTcaaccttatattttttttatagagaaggAGCCGTATCAGTAATGGAGATATTGGTGTTGGATATTAATTGTGGAGCTAATAAACCATTGGCTAGCAATGATGGTTATTGGTAGTTGTGTCATGTCATGATTATT encodes:
- the LOC133670503 gene encoding uncharacterized protein LOC133670503 produces the protein MLFKTHLFCFKPCTCSSSMDRDISKLQPEEAAGLRFENVGSICQSIHDKSGCKNEEETGSSASHGQKSFSFITERGFSKRVLGSNDKDRSLESEREPIHNVRKSVSNSQEMEYETSFKEPEPDIDQEAKYVNKVNHSIHQGANVKAVELEDMAEKDIITKRNPSEEAVVDTEVMEEAVSNEKEGAREDNMLCFQESPSFRVYCAHNVSVDGDGNEGIREPGSEKKTDQI